One window of the Magnolia sinica isolate HGM2019 chromosome 19, MsV1, whole genome shotgun sequence genome contains the following:
- the LOC131234443 gene encoding aldehyde oxidase GLOX-like: MENRAFFFFFFSLFIFSTIPSLSLSQQLPATGEWRLLQKSIGISAMHMQLIYTNQVVMFDRTDFGPSNLYFPDGRCRLDSNDTALKIDCTAHSLTYDVQSNIVRPLTVQTDTWCSSGSVLPNGTFVQTGGYNDGERVVRTFTPCVGGPLFEDCDWIEKPHYLSVRRWYATNQILQDGRVIIVGGRRQFSYEFFPRNSSEPANYWLRFLIETRDVDENNLYPFLHLLPDGSLFIFANDRAIRLDYMKNRVVRKYPPIPGRDPRNFPSSGSSVLLPLHLDDIDGVDGLIAEVMVCGGAPRGAFKQAENGTFLPALSSCGRLRVTDHEAQWEMEEMPMARVMGDMLLLPTGDVLIINGAANGTSGWELARNPITKPVIYRPSDTVGQRFQILSPSPIARLYHSSAVVLPDGRILVGGSNPHMRYNFTAGVDYPTELSIEAFSPPYLDMQYARLRPQITSTVPEQLLSYGQPITINFLLTSYMPQSGLSVTMLAPSFTTHSTAMNQRLLVLKVTRVVQAPPLMYQVNAIGPPTAAIAPPGYYMLFVVHAGIPSPGIWVRMH, encoded by the coding sequence aTGGAAAATcgtgccttcttcttcttcttcttctcgctcTTCATCTTTTCAACAAtcccatccctctccctctcccaacaGCTTCCCGCAACAGGCGAATGGCGCCTCCTGCAGAAGAGCATTGGCATCTCAGCCATGCACATGCAGCTCATCTACACCAACCAAGTCGTCATGTTCGACCGCACAGATTTCGGACCGTCCAATCTCTATTTCCCTGACGGTCGATGCCGATTGGACTCCAACGATACCGCCCTCAAGATCGACTGCACTGCCCACTCCCTCACATACGACGTTCAATCCAACATCGTTCGTCCTCTCACCGTCCAGACTGACACGTGGTGCTCATCCGGCTCCGTTCTTCCCAACGGCACCTTCGTACAGACGGGCGGATACAATGACGGGGAACGAGTGGTTCGCACATTCACCCCATGTGTGGGTGGCCCACTATTTGAAGATTGCGATTGGATCGAGAAGCCCCACTATCTTTCTGTCCGTCGTTGGTATGCCACAAATCAGATTCTGCAAGATGGACGGGTGATCATCGTAGGTGGACGTCGACAATTCAGTTATGAATTCTTTCCGAGGAACTCCTCTGAGCCGGCGAATTACTGGCTTCGGTTCTTGATAGAGACACGGGACGTCGACGAGAACAATCTTTATCCGTTCTTGCACCTGCTACCAGACGGGAGTCTATTCATCTTTGCGAATGATCGTGCCATCAGATTAGATTACATGAAAAATCGTGTGGTCAGGAAGTATCCACCTATCCCAGGTCGGGACCCACGGAATTTCCCCAGCTCTGGATCATCTGTACTGCTCCCGCTgcatcttgatgatatcgatggtgTCGATGGCCTGATAGCCGAGGTGATGGTATGTGGCGGGGCGCCACGTGGCGCATTCAAGCAGGCCGAGAACGGAACATTCTTGCCAGCTTTATCAAGCTGTGGACGGCTGAGAGTCACAGATCATGAGGCCCAGTGGGAAATGGAAGAAATGCCGATGGCCCGAGTGATGGGAGATATGCTGCTGCTCCCCACAGGCGATGTCTTGATCATAAATGGGGCAGCCAATGGCACATCCGGGTGGGAGCTGGCGCGAAACCCAATCACCAAACCCGTTATTTATCGTCCATCTGATACAGTGGGCCAACGGTTCCAGATCCTAAGTCCATCGCCAATCGCTAGGCTATACCATTCATCAGCTGTCGTGCTTCCTGACGGACGGATCCTCGTTGGGGGCAGCAACCCTCATATGCGTTACAACTTCACAGCTGGTGTGGATTACCCAACGGAGCTCAGCATCGAAGCGTTTTCGCCGCCCTACCTTGACATGCAATACGCTCGGTTAAGGCCACAGATCACATCCACTGTGCCCGAGCAGCTCCTATCGTATGGCCAGCCGATCACCATCAATTTTTTATTGACGTCCTACATGCCGCAATCTGGACTGTCTGTTACAATGCTGGCCCCGTCTTTCACAACGCATTCTACTGCGATGAATCAGAGATTGCTGGTGTTGAAGGTGACGCGGGTGGTGCAGGCACCGCCCTTGATGTATCAGGTGAACGCAATTGGACCGCCAACGGCTGCGATCGCACCGCCTGGTTACTACATGCTGTTTGTTGTGCATGCAGGGATTCCCAGCCCTGGAATATGGGTGAGGATGCACTGa